The Sphingosinicella flava genome includes the window CCGATTGCTTCCGCCCCGGCCATGCCCCCGATCAGGCCCGCCCAGGTCTTGTTGGGGCTGATGCGCGGGGCGAGCTTCGGACCGCCGATGGAGCGGCCCGCGAAATAAGCGAAAATGTCGGTCGCCCAGGTGACCGTCAGCGCCCAGAACACCGCTTCATAGGACAGCCAATCGAGCAGGAGCAGAGCGAAGGACGGGATGCCGATGTAGAGCAGGCCGCCCGCCAGGGTGACCCGGCGGCCCGCCAGGCCAGCGAGGAGGGCGAGACCGGCAAGGATGGCGGGCGCCGCGATCAGCATTTCGCCGGGCGGCAGCAAAAGGGTGGGCGCAAAGAGCAGGAAGCCCCCCAGCAAGGAGCAGGCGAGGTAGACCGGATTTCGCGCGATACGGTGCATCGCGCCCCATTCCACCAGCATCAGCACGGCGGCGAGCGCGACGAGGAGGCGGAACGGCCAGCCGCCGAGATAGACGGCGGCGACGGCGACAAGGATCATGACGATGCCCGCCGCGGCGCGGACGGGAAGATCGGAATTGGGCCGGATAACCTTATCCGTCACAAGCCACCGTAACGGCGCTCCCGCCGGGCGAAGTCGTCGAGGGCGCCGCGAAAGGCCTCCCCGCCGAAATCCGGCCACAGCGTGTCGACGAACAGCATTTCCGCATAAGCGGCCTGCCAAAGCAGGAAATTGGAAAGCCGGCATTCGCCCGAGGTGCGGATGAGCAGGTCGAGCGGCGGCAGATCGGCGGTGTAGAGCAGATTGTCGACCGCCTCCGGAGTGATCGCGTCGGCCTTCATGCTGCCTGCCGCCACCTGCCCGGCGAGGATGCGAGCGGCGCGCGCCATTTCATCGCGCGATCCATAATTGAGCGCGACGGCCAAGGTCAGGCGGTCGTTGCCCGCCGTCAGCGCCATCGCATCTTCCAGCATTTTCACAATGTCTTCCGGAAAGACCTTGTAATCGCCGATGATTTTGATCCGCACACCTTGCTTATGCAGCGCGCTCAATTCCGCCTTCAGATAGAAGCGAAGAAGCCCCATCAGGTCGCTGATTTCGGTTTCCGGACGGCGCCAATTTTCCGAGGAGAAGGCATAGAGGGTGAGGCACTGGACGCCCGCCTCGCCCGCCGCCTTCAGCACCTTGCGGACGGATTCGGCGCCCGCTTTGTGACCGGCGGCGCGGGGCAGGCCGCGCTTCTTTGCCCAGCGGCCGTTGCCGTCCATGATGATGGCGACGTGGCGCGGCACGGACGGGCTTGCGCCGCCGCTGTCCGGCCGCGACGCCGCGCTGGCCGGAATGGCGGTCACTGGCTGAGGATTTCCTTTTCCTTGGCGGCCGCCGCGGCGTCGATGTCCTTGATCGTGTCGTCGGTCATCTTCTGGACTTCGGTTTCGAGACGCTTGCGCTCGTCTTCGCTGATCTCGCCCTTCTTCTCGTCGGTCTTGAGGCTGTCCATGCCGTCGCGGCGGACATTGCGGGCGGCGATCTTGGCCTTTTCCGCATATTGGCCGGCGAGCTTGGCGAGTTCTTTGCGGCGCTCTTCGGTCAAATCGGGGATCGGCAGGCGGATATTCTGCCCGTCGGTCATCGGATTGAGGCCGAGCCCCGCCGAGCGGATCGCCTTTTCGACCGCGCCGACGTTGGAGCGGTCCCACACCTGCACGGACAGGAGGCGGGGCTCCGGCGCGGAGACGGTCGCGACCTGGTTGAGCGGCATGTGGGCGCCATAAACCTCGACCGTCACCGGATCGAGCAAGGTGGTCGAGGCGCGGCCGGTGCGGAGGCCGCCGAGATCGTGCTTCAGCGCCTCGACGGCGCCGGTCATGCGGCGCTGAATGTCCGATCTGTTATAGGCTGGCATCGCTCACTCCTCATTCTGGACGATCGTGGCGGTTCCTTGTCCGTCGAGCACGCGGGTGAGATTGCCCTGCTCGCGGATGTTGAACACGACGATCGGTATATTGTTGTCGCGGCAGAGCGCCACGGCGCTGGCATCCATGACCTTGAGGTCATCCGACAGCACTTGCTGGAAAGACACTCTCTCATAGCGGGTGGCGCCCGCCACCTTTTTCGGATCGGCATCGTAGATGCCGTCGACGCTGGTGCCCTTGAAAAGGGCATTGCAGCTCATTTCGGCGGCGCGCAGGGCTGCGGCGGTGTCGGTGGTGAAGAAGGGATTGCCGGTGCCCGCGGCGAAGATCACCACGCGCCCCTTTTCCATGTGCCGCACGGCGCGGCGGCGGATATAGGGTTCGGAGACGGTCGCCATCGGGATAGCCGAGAGAACGCGGGTATCGACGCCGATATCCTCCAGCGCATTCTGCATGGCGAGGGCGTTCATGACGGTCGCGAGCATGCCCATATAATCGGCGCTGGTGCGGTCGAAGCCCTTGGCCGCCGCGGCAAGGCCCCGGAAGATGTTGCCGCCGCCGACGACGATGCAGATTTCGTGGCCCGCCTCGCGCGCGGCCTTGATCTCGCCCGCCAGGCGCGCGGTGGTGGCGGGATCGATGCCGAACGCCCCCTCGCCCATCAACGCCTCGCCGGAAAGTTTCAGGAGGATGCGGTTGAAGCGCGGGCGCGTCATGGGGTGGTCGATCCGTTTCGTAAGGTGCAGGGCGGCGCGACCTTAGAGGGGCGGCGCCACCCTGCCAAGATGTTCATAGCTCATGTGCTCCGGCGAAGGCCGGAGCCCAGTGGCGCGGCATGAGCGGCTGGACCCCGGCTTTCGCCGGGGTACGACAGGTTTTACGCTTTGCCCGCCGCGGCGGCGACTTCGGCGGCGAAGTCGGTTTCCTGTTTCTCGATGCCCTCGCCGAGCTGGAAGCGGACATAATTCTTGAGCGCGACCGGGGCGCCCAAAGCCTTGGCTTCGGCGGCGATCACGTCTTCGATCTTCGTCTTGTTGTCCATGACGAAGAGCTGGCTCATCAGCGCATTTTCCTTGCGGAACTTGGCGATGGCGCCGTCGACCATCTTGGCGACGATGTCGGCGGGTTTGCCGGATTCGGCGGCCTTTTCCGCCGCGATCGCGCGCTCGCGCTCGACCATGGCGGCGTCGAGATCGTCACCGTGAAGGGCGAGCGGGTTGGCCGCGGCGATGTGCATGGCAAGCTGCTTGCCGAGCGTTTCGAGTTTCGCCTTGTCGCCGGTCGATTCGAGCGCGACGAGCACGCCGATCTTACCGAGACCCGGCGCGGCGGCATTGTGGACATAGGGCACGACGACGCCGTCGTTCACGTCGAGCACCGCGGCGCGGCGAAGCGACTGATTCTCGCCGATCGTCGCGATGTTGCTTGTGAGCTTTTCCTGCACCGTGCCGCCCTGCGGCCAGGCAGCGCCCGCCAGCGCGTCGATGTCGTTGCCGGTGCCGAGCGCCAGCGTAGCGGCGGTGCGGACGAAATCCTGGAACTGCTCGTTCTTCGCGACGAAATCGGTTTCGCTGTTCACCTCGACGGCGGCGCCCTTCGTGCCCTGGACGGCGACGCCGACCAAGCCTTCGGCGGCGGTGCGGCCGGCCTTCTTGGCGGCGGCGGCAAGGCCCTTGGTGCGCAGCCAATCGATGGCGGCTTCCATGTCGCCGCTCACTTCGGTGAGCGCCTTCTTGCAATCCATCATGCCGGCGCCGGTGCGCTCGCGCAGTTCCTTCACGTCAGAGGCAGTGAATGCCATGTCGCTTTCCTCAAATAAGAGTTCCCCGGCGCAGGCCGGGGTCCAGTTTTCATAAAAAGAGCTGGGCCCCGGCCTTCGCCGGGGCACAACATTTGTTTTTTACGCGTCGGCGAGCGCGGCTTCGGCCGGCGGTTCGTCCATCGCGCCGAGGTCGACGCCGCGCTGGGCCTGACCGCCCTGCTTGCCGGCCATCGCGGCATTGGCGATCGCGTCGCAATAGAGGCGGATCGCGCGGCTCGCATCGTCGTTCGCCGGTACCGGGAAGGCGATGCCCTGCGGGCTGACGTTCGAATCGAGGATCGCGACGACCGGGATGCCGAGGGTGTTGGCTTCCTTGATCGCCAGCTCTTCCTTGTTGGCGTCGATCACGAACATCACGTCCGGGATGCCGCCCATGTCCTTGATGCCGCCGAGCGACAGTTCGAGCTTGTCGCGTTCACGGGTGAGCTGGAGCACTTCCTTCTTGGTGAGGCCGTGCGTGTCGCCCGACAGCTGCTCTTCAAGGCTCTTGTAGCGCTTGATCGAGTTCGAAATCGTCTTCCAGTTGGTGAGCATGCCGCCGAGCCAACGGTGGTTGACGAAATGCTGGCCCGAACGGCGGGCAGCCTCGGCGATCGGATCCTGCGCCTGGCGCTTGGTGCCGACGAACAGCACCTTGCCGCCGGATGCCGCCGTCTGGCGCACGAAATCGAGCGCGCGGGCGAAAAGCGGAACGGTCTGCGACAGATCGATGATGTGGACCCCGTTGCGCTCGCCGAAGATATACGGCTTCATCTTGGGGTTCCAACGATGGGTCTGGTGGCCGAAATGCGCTCCGGCCTCAAGCAGTTCCTGCATGGAAACGTCGGTCGACGCCATAGATATTGTCTCCTTCCGGTTATACCTCTGCGGAGCCGAGAGACCGTTTCCGGCCACCGGTATGATGGTCCCGCATGTGGAATGCTGGCGCGCTTAAACGCGTTTCCTGCACAAATCAAGGGTTGACACGAGGAACAAATAGAGAACATAAACCTTCCCACAGAAACATCATGGACCGAAAGCGACGGATTTGCGTTCGGTTGTGGATAAGTCAGGGGATAAGCTGTGGTTCAGATCCTTTCCGTTCTCTTCTTCCTTCTCGCCTTCGCGGGCGCCGCCGCCATGCTGCAGGTGACGGTGCGCGATTATCGCGACGAGATTCTGGCCGCCTTGCTGGGTGAAACGCCGCCGCGCCGCGCCGGCCGGTCCTGGTCCCGGACGCGCGTCAATGCCCGGCCTCGCCCCGTGGTTATCAGCGTGCGGCAGCAGCGCGCTGCCGCCTGACCTTCCGGTAGCTCGCGATGCTGAAGGGGATCAGCAGCACATAGACGATGCTGATGAGGCCAAGGGTCGGCCAGGGCGCGGAGACGAGCGCCGCACCGACCAGGGCGATGGCGACGAGGGCGCCGAGCCGCATGTGGCTGCGGAGGCGGAACGAGGTCCAGCTATAGGTCGCCAGGTTCGAAACGAGCAGGAAGGCAACGAGTGCGGTCCAGGGGGCCACGACATAGACTTCGCGCAACTCGGAAATTCCGGTCCACATCCAGAGAATGAGGGGCAGCAGGACAAGACCCGCCCCGGCCGGAGCCGGAACGCCAGTCAGGAAGCCGGCCGACTTATGCGGCTGATCTTCGACATCGATATTGGCGTTGAAGCGCGCGAGACGGAGGGCCTGACAGACGACATGGGCAAGGGCGAAGACCCATCCGAATTTCGGCAGGTGCTGCAGCGACCAGAGATAGATGACGATGGCGGGAGACACGCCGAAGGCGATGACGTCCGACAGGGAATCGAGTTCGGCGCCGAACCGGCTCTGGCCCTTCAAGGCCCGGGCGATGCGACCGTCCATGCCGTCCAACACGCCCGCGAAGATGATCGCCGCGACCGCTTGCTCCCACTGCCCCGCGATCGCGAAGCGCACGCCGGTGAGGCCGAAGCACAAGGCCAGGGCCGTCACGGCATTGGGAATGAGGGCGCGGAGCGGAATGCCCCGGCGCGACGGCGCGCGGGCGGGCGTCACTGGCTGACACCCTCCGACGCGATATTTTCGCCGAGCTTCGCGACAATGGTCTCCCCCGCGATCATGCGCTGGCCGAGGACGACCTTGGGCGCCGTCCCGGCGGGCAGGAACACGTCGACGCGGCTGCCGAAGCGGATGAGGCCGACGCGCTGGCCGACCGTCACGACATCGCCGGGCTTCACCCAGGGCACGATGCGGCGCGCGACGAGCCCGGCAATCTGCGTGAAGCCAATACGGGTGCCGTCCTGCGCCTCGACGAGAATGTGCTGGCGTTCATTGTCCTCGCTGGCCTTGTCGAGATCGGCGTTCAGAAACTTGCCCGGGATATAGACGACCTTCCGGATCATGCCCGCGATCGGCGCGCGGTTGATGTGGACGTCGAACACGCTCATGAAGATCGAGACGCGCGTAAAGGTCGCGCCCTCGGGAAGGCCGTCGGCGCCGATCAGCTCGCGCGGGGCGGGCACGTCGGCGATCATCGTCACCATGCCGTCGGCGGGCGAGACGATCAGTCCCTCCCCCTTCGGCGTGGTGCGGATGGGATCGCGGAAGAAGGCGGCGACCCAGATGGTCAGCATGACGCCGATCCAACCGAGCCAATCCCAGTCGACGATCCAGAAGAAGACCGCCGCGATGACCGCCGCGATGACGACGAACTTGCGGCCTTCGGGGTGCACGCTCGGCATGCGGTAGCGGACGGTGGTGGTGCCGATTTCCGGCTTTTCGAGTGAAGTCATGCCCGCTCCTTATCGAGAGTGCGCCTCCGAAACAACCGGACCGGCCCATGGTTGATCCGGCCGCGTCCACCGCCTAGTAGCGCCTTCAACGCACAAACCAGCCAGAGGAAGCAGCAGTGGCCAAGATCAAAGTGAAAACGCCGGTCGTCGAGCTCGACGGCGACGAAATGACCCGCATCATCTGGCAATGGATTCGCGAGCGGCTGATCCTCCCCTATCTCGACATCGACCTCAAATATTACGACCTCTCCGTCGAGAATCGCGACGCGACCGAGGACAAGGTAACGGTCGAGGCGGCCGAGGCGATCAAGCAGTACGGCGTCGGCGTGAAGTGCGCCACGATCACGCCGGACGAAGCGCGGGTCGAGGAGTTCGGCCTCAAGAAGATGTGGAAGTCGCCCAACGGCACGATCCGCAACATCCTGGGCGGCGTCGTCTTCCGCGAGCCGATCGTCATCGACAACGTCCCGCGCCTCATCCCGGGCTGGACCGATCCCATCGTCGTCGGCCGTCATGCGTTCGGCGATCAATATAAAGCGACCGATTTCAAGGTGCCCGGCCCCGGCAAGCTGCGCATGGTGTGGGAAGGCGAAAATGGCGAGCGGATCGAAGAGGAAGTATTCGACTTCCCGAGCGCCGGCGTCGCCATGGGGATGTACAATCTCGACGAGTCGATCCGCGACTTCGCCCGCGCCAGCATGAATTACGGCCTCGCGCGCGGCTGGCCGGTCTATCTGTCGACCAAGAACACGATCCTCAAAGCCTATGACGGCCGCTTCAAGGACATCTTTCAGGAAGTTTTCGACAGCGAATTCAAGGAGAAATTCGCCGAAGCGAAGATCGTTTATGAGCATCGCCTGATCGACGACATGGTCGCCTCCGCCTTGAAATGGAGCGGCAAGTTCGTCTGGGCCTGCAAGAATTATGACGGCGACGTGCAGTCCGACCAGGTGGCGCAAGGCTTCGGCTCGCTTGGCCTCATGACGTCGGTGCTGATGAGCCCGGACGGCAAGACCATCGAGGCGGAAGCGGCGCATGGCACCGTCACCCGCCACTACCGCATGCACCAGCAGGGCAAGGCGACCTCGACCAACCCGATCGCGTCCATCTTCGCCTGGACCGGCGGCCTCAAATATCGCGGCAAGTTCGATGGCACGCCGGAAGTGACGCGCTTCGCTGAAACCCTCGAAAAGGTGTGCATCAAGACGGTCGAAAGCGGGCAGATGACCAAGGATCTCGCCATCCTGATCGGCCCGGAGCAGAGCTGGATGACGACGGAGCAATTCTTCGAGGCGATCCGCGCCAATCTTGAGAAGGAAATGTCTATAGCCTAAGCCTCGCGATGATGCGCCCCTCCCCCTCGATGGGGGAGGCTGGGTGGGGGTGATCTACGACGTAGGGCACGATCCTTCCGGATGCATCACCCCCACCCAACCAGCGCCGGGTCGGCCATGCTCCCAGCATGGCCTGAACAGCGCGGGGCGCTGTTCACCCGGCACTCCCATCAAGGGAGAAGGCTCAGGATGGCGAGCGCACATGCTCCGGGCGAATCCCAAAGCCCAGGAAGGCGGCGGGGATTCGGCGGAGCAAGGGCCAACGATCCAGCCACCGGAGCACGCGCGGCGGTTCGAACGCGCCGCCTCGATCGGCCAGCAAGGGCTGGATGATCCGTTTCTGCGCCGCGTCCTGAAATGCCTGGATCGTGCGGACCTGCAGCCTTCGCCTCTTCTCGACACGGCCAAGCAAAGGATCGACATCCTCGCCCCGCGCCATCGGCCCGGCGAGGATGTTCGCCGCCGCCACCGCATCCTGCACCGCGACGTTGATGCCGACGCCGCCAATGGGCGACATGGCGTGGGCGGCATCGCCGATCACCAGCAACCCGGGCTTGTGCCACGTTTCCAGCCGGTCCAGCGCGACGCTCAGGAGCTTGACGTCGCCCCAACTCTGGATCGCGCCCACCGCGTCCGCCACCATCGGTGCCGCGCGTGCGACGTCGGCGCGGAAGGCGTCCAGCCCGGAAGCCTTGACCGCCGCCTCTTGGCCCTTGCCGAAGACATAGGCGCATTGCCAGTAATCGCCGCGATCGATGAGCGCCATGATCCGCCCGGCGACGAACACGCCCGTGCTGCGATTGTCCGGCGTGCGCGCCTTGGGCAGGCGGAACCAGAAGACGTCCATCGGCGCGCCCATTGAGCGAATTTTGAAACCGGCCTCCTCGCGGAGGACCGAGCGGCGGCCGTCCGCGGCGATGACGAGGCGGGCGCGTATTTCCCGTTCGGCACCGCTTTCCTCGTACCTGACGCCGGTGACGCGTCCCCCTTCAGCGATCAGTCCTGTGGCCTCGGCATGCATGATGAGCCGGAAATTGGGGTAGAGCCGGGCTTCGTCCGCGACGAAATCGAGAAAGTCCCATTGCGGCATCATCGCGATGAAATTCCAGCGCGGGTTGAAGCCGGAGAAATCCGCGATCTTCAGGTAGCGGTCGCCGATGAAGCCGCCGAGGCCATGGACCTTGTCGTGCGGGCGCCGGAGCAGCTTTTCCAGCAGGCCCATTTCGTGGAACAACCGCAACGTGGAGGGATGGACGGTGTCGCCCCGGAAGTCGCGCAGGAAATCGCCATGCTTTTCGAGGACGATGGTGCGCACCCCGGCGCGGGCGAAGAGGAGGCCCGCCACCATGCCCGCCGGACCGCCGCCGACGATGCAAAGATCGGCTTCAAGCGCTTCCATGGGCTGACATCAGCGCCTTTTGCGGCATAAAGGCAATATGCACGGTCATTTCCCCACATCTGGCTTCAGCGACGCGCTGGTGATCCTGGGCGCGGCGGGGGTGGTCATTCCCGCCTTCGCGCGCATCCGGATCAGCCCGGTCATCGGCTTCATCCTCGTCGGCCTGCTGGTCGGCCCGGCGGGTCTCGGCGCGATGGCGGGCGATGTGCCCTGGCTCAACTACGTCACCATCTCCAATCCCGAAGCGGTGGAGCCGTTTGCCGAATTCGGCATCGTCCTCCTCCTCTTCGCCATCGGGTTGGAGCTTTCCTTCCGGCGGCTGTGGGGCATGCGGCGGCTCGTCTTCGGAGTCGGGGCGGCGGAATTGCTGTTCTCGGCGGTACTGATCGGGCTGGCCCTTTACGGATTGGGGCAAAGCTCCAGCGGCTCCATTGCCCTCGGGCTGGCGCTCGCTCTTTCATCGACGGCGCTGGTGCTGCCGCTGGTCGGAACGACAAGCGCGGTGGGGCGGTCGGCGCTCGCCATGCTGCTGTTCGAGGATCTCGCCATCGTGCCGATCATCTTCGCCTTGAGCGCGATGGGACCGCAGAGCACGGAGGGCTTTGGCGGCCTTATGACCACCATCGCGCTCGGCATCGCGACCATGGCCGCGATGCTGGTGCTGGGCCGCATCCTCCTTCCCCGCTTGTTCGCCCAGGCGGCGCGGACGAAGAGCCCGGAATTGTTCCTGTCGGCAAGCCTGCTGGTCGTGATCATCGCCAGCCTGGTCACCACGGCGGCCGGCCTCTCCCCGCTGATGGGGGCCCTCCTCGCCGGGATTCTCATCGCCGAGACCGATTATCACAGCGAGGTGGAAGTCATCACCGCGCCATTCCGGGGCCTGGCGCTCGGTATTTTCCTGATCACGGTCGGGATGAGCGTGGACGTGCGCCTGATCGTGGAAAACTGGAGCGAGGTATTGGCGGCGGTCGTCGGCGTTTTGTTGCTGAAGGCGGTCGTGACGGGCGTTCTGCTGCGGTTGAATGGCGCCCGGAAATCGGTCGCGGCGGAGGCGGGCCTCATCATGGCCTCGCCGTCCGAAACCACGTTGATCGTGCTCTCCGCGGCCTCGGCGGCGCAGCTCATACAGCCGGAAACCGCCGCCTTCTGGCAGATCGTTACCGCGATCGGCCTCACCATCACCCCCCTTCTCGCGAAGCTGGGCCAGGTGACCGCACGGCGGGTGGACCGTCAGGCCGATGTCGAGCCGCAGGGCATCGCCACGGGCCAGGATGCGCCCGACGTGGTCGTCATCGGCTTCGGGCGCGTGGGACGGCTGGTCGCGGATATGCTGACGGCGCATGGGCGCAGCTTCATTGCGGTGGAATCGAATGTCGACACGGTCGCCGCCTGCCGCCGCGAGGGGCTGCCGGTCATCTTCGGCGACGTCGCGCGGCCGGAATTTGTCGACCGGCTGAACCTCGGCCATGCCCGGTCGCTGGTGCTCACCATGGACGATCCGGTGCTGACCGTGCGGCTCACGAGGAAGGTGCGCGGCTGGTGCCCGAACCTCGCCATCGTCGCCCGCGCCCGCGATGCGCGGCACGCGGCCGAGCTTTACAAGGCGGGCGCGACGGACGCGGTGCCGGAGACGCTGGAATCCTCGCTCCAGCTGTCGGAAGCGGTGCTGGTCGACCTCGGTATCGCCATGGGCCCGGTCATCGCCTCCATCCACGAGAAGAGGTCCGAGTTGCGCAAGGAAATCATGGAATTGGGCGATCTGGAGGATGAGCCGGTGCTGACACGGCGGCGGCTGAGGGATGCGATCAATCCGGGTTAATCAGCGATTGTGCTCCTGCAAAAGCAGGAGCACGCTGTAGTCAATCAGGCCGCCACCGCTTCGGCTTCCAACGCAGATTTGATCGCCGCGAGGGCATCGGCGGCCTTGCCGCCGTCCGGGCCGCCGCCCTGGGCCATGTCGGGCCGTCCGCCGCCGCCTTGCCCGCCGAGCGCCGCGACGGCGGCGCGGAGGAGGTCGACGGCGTTGCGGCGTCCGGCGAGATCGTCGGTCACGCCGACGGCGATGCTGCCGCGCCCGTCATTGACCGCGATCATCGCCACGACGCCGGAGCCGACGCGCGCCTTGGCTTCGTCGACCAGGCCGCGCAGGGATTTGGGGTCGAGGCCGTCCATGACCTGGCCGATGAAGCCGTGGCCGCCGACCTGCTCGGTGCCCGCGGCATCCGCCGCCTTCCCGCCGCCGAGCGCCAAAGCCTTCTTCGCTTCGGCCAGCTCCTTTTCGAGGCGGCGGCGTTCTTCGAGGAGGCTCAGGACGCGGGCCGGAACTTCGTCCGGGGTCGCTTTCAACGCCGAAGCGGCTTCCTTCAATTTGTCCTCGCGATCGGTGAGCCATTTGCGAGCCGCTTCACCGGTGAGGGCTTCGACGCGGCGCACGCCCGAGGCGACGGCGCTTTCCGAGACGATCTTGAAGAGCGCGATGTCGCCGAGCGCGTCGACATGGGTGCCGCCGCACAATTCGACCGAATAGCTGTTTTCACCGCCCTGCCCCATGGAGAGGACGCGGACTTCGTCGCCATATTTCTCCCCGAACAGGGCCATGGCGCCCGCGGCGATGGCCTCGTCCGGAGTCATGAGGCGCGTGGTGACGGCGTCATTCTCGCGAATGTGGCGATTCACCTCGACTTCGATCGCTTCGATATCCTCGCTCGTCAGCGCCTTGGGATGGGAGAAGTCGAAGCGGAGGCGATCGGGCGCGACGAGGCTGCCCTTCTGCGTGACATGGGTGCCGAGGCGGTTGCGAAGCGCGGCGTGGAGCAGGTGGGTGGCGCTATGGTTGGCGCGAACACGCGCGCGGCGTTCGGCATCAACCTGCTGACCCAGGATTTCGCCGGTCGCGGCGATGCCC containing:
- a CDS encoding cation:proton antiporter domain-containing protein codes for the protein MHGHFPTSGFSDALVILGAAGVVIPAFARIRISPVIGFILVGLLVGPAGLGAMAGDVPWLNYVTISNPEAVEPFAEFGIVLLLFAIGLELSFRRLWGMRRLVFGVGAAELLFSAVLIGLALYGLGQSSSGSIALGLALALSSTALVLPLVGTTSAVGRSALAMLLFEDLAIVPIIFALSAMGPQSTEGFGGLMTTIALGIATMAAMLVLGRILLPRLFAQAARTKSPELFLSASLLVVIIASLVTTAAGLSPLMGALLAGILIAETDYHSEVEVITAPFRGLALGIFLITVGMSVDVRLIVENWSEVLAAVVGVLLLKAVVTGVLLRLNGARKSVAAEAGLIMASPSETTLIVLSAASAAQLIQPETAAFWQIVTAIGLTITPLLAKLGQVTARRVDRQADVEPQGIATGQDAPDVVVIGFGRVGRLVADMLTAHGRSFIAVESNVDTVAACRREGLPVIFGDVARPEFVDRLNLGHARSLVLTMDDPVLTVRLTRKVRGWCPNLAIVARARDARHAAELYKAGATDAVPETLESSLQLSEAVLVDLGIAMGPVIASIHEKRSELRKEIMELGDLEDEPVLTRRRLRDAINPG